From Oscillospiraceae bacterium CM, a single genomic window includes:
- a CDS encoding cell wall hydrolase, which yields MKKHLLVSGILILTLLTSMSLASAEVITPDTQPERAAFYIDGQPTQLGTDPFVVASTTYVSVRAFSEAMGADSVTWDSGTATVTAPGLTLKATAGSIYIEANGRYLFVPKGCFIISNSLMAPVRVLAKAFDATVSWDAATQAVFVTKGTGAIKPGSEFYDETDLKWLSRIINAEARGESMTGKIAVGGVIMNRVASSKFPSTIHDVIFDRRSGVQFTPAYSGAIYNTPSAESIIAAKIVLDGGNTAGNALYFASTKNCWAAKTRPYAMTIGNHTFYA from the coding sequence ATGAAAAAGCACCTACTCGTGTCTGGCATTCTGATTCTGACACTTCTGACATCCATGTCACTGGCGTCGGCGGAAGTTATAACGCCCGACACACAACCGGAGCGCGCCGCCTTCTATATTGACGGGCAGCCGACCCAGCTTGGCACAGACCCCTTTGTCGTCGCTTCCACAACGTATGTCTCCGTCCGCGCCTTCTCTGAGGCAATGGGTGCAGACAGCGTCACCTGGGACAGCGGCACCGCCACCGTCACAGCACCCGGCCTCACTTTAAAAGCGACGGCGGGCAGCATTTATATCGAAGCAAACGGCAGATACCTCTTTGTACCGAAGGGCTGTTTTATCATCAGCAACAGTCTAATGGCACCGGTTCGCGTTCTCGCCAAAGCCTTTGACGCAACAGTCTCCTGGGATGCGGCAACACAAGCAGTCTTTGTGACGAAAGGCACCGGCGCGATTAAGCCCGGCAGCGAATTTTATGACGAGACCGACCTGAAATGGCTCTCTCGCATTATTAACGCGGAAGCGCGGGGCGAAAGCATGACCGGAAAAATCGCCGTTGGCGGTGTCATCATGAACCGTGTCGCCTCTTCAAAATTCCCGAGCACCATCCATGATGTTATCTTCGACAGACGCAGTGGCGTCCAGTTCACCCCGGCATATTCCGGTGCGATCTACAACACGCCGTCGGCAGAGAGCATCATCGCGGCAAAAATTGTTCTGGATGGCGGGAATACGGCGGGTAATGCCCTCTACTTCGCCAGCACCAAGAATTGCTGGGCCGCCAAAACGAGACCTTATGCGATGACCATCGGCAATCACACTTTTTATGCGTAA
- a CDS encoding DUF4320 family protein — MLKKLKAGKPGEGYIDVVVLILCAMLVIGLAVKVMPVYIAKHNLDTYATELVREAEIAGQVGSATSTRASILSERLGISPQVSWSRTGRIQLNEEVTVTCRITMDIGFGGLGSFPVELVAQATGKSEVYWK, encoded by the coding sequence GTGCTGAAGAAACTGAAAGCCGGGAAACCCGGCGAAGGGTATATCGACGTGGTCGTGCTGATCCTCTGTGCCATGCTGGTGATTGGTCTTGCCGTGAAGGTGATGCCGGTTTACATTGCCAAGCACAATCTCGACACCTATGCAACAGAACTGGTGCGGGAGGCGGAGATCGCCGGTCAGGTCGGCAGCGCCACCAGCACCCGTGCCTCTATCCTTTCGGAACGCCTTGGGATCTCTCCGCAGGTCTCATGGTCCAGGACCGGACGCATCCAGCTCAACGAGGAAGTAACCGTCACTTGTAGAATCACGATGGACATCGGCTTCGGCGGGCTCGGCTCCTTCCCAGTGGAACTGGTGGCACAGGCGACAGGCAAAAGCGAGGTGTATTGGAAATGA
- a CDS encoding DNA cytosine methyltransferase: MGSLFDGIGGFPLAAVRNGIIPLWASEIEAFPIEVTQVRFPDMVHVGDITKLDGAILPPVDIICGGSPCQDLSVAGARAGLAGARSGLFMEQCRIVKEMRDADIQRGRTGQSVRPRFMVWENVPGAFSSGVPKGEDFRIVLEEIVRIKVPGVYVPRPDAGSWESAGRIILGDAFSLAWRCLDAQHWGVAQRRKRIFLVADFGGLAAEKILFDQDSLSGNPAPGP; this comes from the coding sequence ATGGGAAGCCTTTTCGATGGGATCGGAGGGTTTCCCTTGGCTGCGGTACGCAACGGAATAATACCCTTGTGGGCGAGTGAAATCGAAGCCTTTCCCATCGAGGTAACACAAGTGCGATTCCCTGACATGGTTCATGTCGGGGATATCACGAAGTTGGACGGAGCAATACTGCCACCCGTAGACATCATTTGCGGCGGAAGCCCGTGCCAGGACTTATCCGTAGCCGGAGCCAGAGCAGGACTTGCCGGTGCGCGATCCGGCCTCTTTATGGAGCAATGCCGCATCGTAAAGGAGATGAGAGATGCAGACATACAACGAGGTCGAACAGGTCAGTCTGTTCGACCCAGATTTATGGTCTGGGAAAACGTCCCCGGAGCCTTCTCCAGCGGGGTGCCAAAGGGCGAGGACTTCCGCATCGTCCTCGAGGAAATCGTCCGAATTAAAGTACCAGGCGTATATGTCCCTCGACCTGACGCCGGGAGCTGGGAATCTGCTGGGCGAATCATATTGGGAGATGCTTTCTCCCTGGCGTGGCGATGCCTTGATGCTCAACACTGGGGTGTCGCCCAGAGAAGAAAAAGAATCTTTCTTGTCGCAGATTTTGGAGGCCTCGCCGCAGAGAAAATACTATTTGACCAAGACAGCCTGTCTGGGAATCCTGCGCCGGGCCCGTGA
- a CDS encoding DUF4406 domain-containing protein has translation MKLIYIASPYAGDVEVNTEFAKEACRFVMSEGHAFFAPHLLYSQVLDEGNPADRQLGLTMGQEALSKCDELWVFGETISEGMQGEIDEARLLGIPTRYVQTQSMAERERPFAGRHPFCSMRL, from the coding sequence ATGAAACTCATTTATATAGCGTCCCCCTACGCCGGGGACGTTGAAGTCAATACGGAATTTGCCAAGGAAGCGTGCCGGTTCGTGATGAGCGAAGGGCACGCTTTTTTTGCGCCCCATCTGCTCTACTCGCAGGTGCTGGACGAGGGTAACCCCGCCGACAGACAGCTCGGCCTAACTATGGGGCAGGAAGCTCTTTCCAAGTGCGACGAGCTGTGGGTGTTCGGTGAAACCATCTCCGAGGGGATGCAGGGCGAGATTGACGAAGCGCGACTGCTCGGCATTCCCACAAGATATGTGCAGACACAGAGTATGGCAGAAAGAGAAAGGCCGTTTGCGGGAAGGCATCCCTTCTGCTCCATGCGTTTGTAA
- a CDS encoding DUF3852 domain-containing protein: MKSKKKLIVAICLVLLVTLCMATPALATGDVAGAIEGTWSDASEQIKQVVNNVVFPAIDLILAVFFFAKLGMAYFDYRKHGQFEWSGPAILFACLVFTLTAPLYVWDILGM, from the coding sequence ATGAAAAGCAAAAAGAAGCTCATCGTCGCAATCTGCCTTGTCCTTCTGGTCACTCTGTGCATGGCGACACCCGCTCTCGCTACAGGCGATGTTGCCGGAGCCATTGAGGGAACATGGAGCGATGCTTCCGAGCAGATCAAGCAGGTGGTCAACAATGTGGTGTTTCCAGCCATTGACCTCATCCTCGCAGTTTTCTTCTTCGCCAAGCTCGGTATGGCGTACTTCGACTACAGAAAGCATGGTCAGTTTGAGTGGTCAGGCCCTGCGATTCTGTTCGCCTGCCTCGTGTTTACACTGACCGCACCTCTCTATGTGTGGGATATTCTTGGAATGTGA
- a CDS encoding ParA family protein, giving the protein MNFKKKSIFHRDEDDDYEQEAQVESGGILAVWGSPGSGKTVTAVKLAKALADKKKNVALLMCDMTAPMLPCICPPSELECERSLGGILAVPHITYALIKNNCVTHKRMSYLTFLGMKKGENEYTYPPYTERQATELLDGLRELAPYIIVDCGSYIANDILSAVALMEADSVLRLANCDLKSVGYFSSQLPLLKDTKWDADKQYKVASNVKPQQAAEHIGKVLGSVSFKLPYSLELEEQYLAGSLLSDLSMKDSLPFRKELDRILKEVFGC; this is encoded by the coding sequence ATGAACTTTAAGAAAAAGAGCATCTTCCACCGCGACGAGGATGACGATTATGAGCAGGAGGCGCAGGTCGAAAGCGGCGGTATTCTCGCCGTCTGGGGCAGCCCCGGCAGCGGCAAGACCGTCACGGCGGTCAAGCTGGCAAAGGCGCTGGCGGATAAAAAGAAGAATGTGGCACTGCTCATGTGCGACATGACTGCGCCCATGCTGCCTTGCATCTGCCCACCCTCCGAGCTGGAGTGTGAACGCTCCCTCGGCGGCATCCTCGCCGTGCCGCATATCACTTATGCGCTCATCAAGAACAACTGCGTCACCCACAAACGGATGTCCTACCTGACCTTCCTCGGCATGAAAAAAGGTGAAAACGAATACACATATCCGCCCTACACCGAACGACAGGCAACAGAGCTGTTGGACGGCCTTCGGGAGCTGGCTCCGTACATCATCGTAGACTGCGGCAGCTATATCGCCAACGACATCCTCTCTGCCGTTGCGCTGATGGAGGCCGACAGCGTTCTGCGCCTTGCCAACTGCGACCTCAAGTCTGTGGGCTACTTCTCCAGTCAGCTCCCACTGCTCAAAGATACCAAATGGGACGCGGACAAGCAGTACAAGGTCGCATCCAATGTGAAGCCACAGCAGGCCGCCGAGCATATTGGCAAGGTGCTGGGCTCTGTGTCCTTCAAGTTGCCATATTCGCTGGAGCTGGAGGAACAGTATCTGGCGGGAAGCCTTCTCTCCGACCTCTCCATGAAGGATAGCCTACCGTTCAGAAAAGAGCTCGACAGGATACTGAAGGAGGTGTTCGGATGTTAG
- a CDS encoding secretion protein F yields MTFLLFLFGCALAAGLFFITADILKLPKISTERALLSAGKAEAKRMKSLDALFLGWSIKLSKFIHMDEYKRARMVRTLNAAGLDMTPEVYTAYTIIKPCSMLLLVIPCLLIFPLLALVVVVLAILVYFKETRKADEKVAERRDKIEAELPRFVATVEQELASSRDVLTILENYKHHAGAEFAAELDVLTADMRSSSYEAALVRFEGRIASPMLSDITRGLIGVLRGDDGRLYFQMLSHDLKQQELQRLKAKAAKIPPKIRVFSFIMLACFMLTYVVVLAMVILDSMTLLF; encoded by the coding sequence GTGACATTTTTGCTATTTTTATTTGGATGCGCCCTCGCTGCCGGGCTGTTCTTCATCACAGCAGACATCCTCAAACTGCCCAAAATCTCCACCGAGAGAGCCCTGCTATCGGCGGGAAAGGCGGAAGCAAAGCGCATGAAGTCGCTGGATGCGCTGTTCCTCGGCTGGTCGATCAAGCTCTCGAAGTTCATCCACATGGACGAGTACAAGAGGGCTCGGATGGTTCGGACGCTGAACGCGGCAGGGCTGGACATGACCCCGGAGGTCTACACGGCATATACCATCATCAAGCCCTGTTCCATGCTCCTGCTAGTAATACCGTGCCTGCTCATCTTTCCGCTTCTCGCGCTGGTAGTCGTCGTTCTCGCCATTCTCGTCTACTTTAAGGAAACTCGCAAGGCGGACGAAAAGGTGGCGGAGCGCCGTGACAAGATCGAAGCGGAGTTGCCGCGATTTGTGGCGACGGTTGAGCAAGAGTTGGCGTCCAGCCGCGACGTACTGACGATTCTCGAAAACTATAAGCACCATGCTGGTGCGGAGTTTGCGGCAGAACTCGATGTGCTGACCGCAGATATGCGCTCGTCCTCCTATGAGGCGGCGCTGGTTCGCTTCGAGGGCAGAATCGCTTCGCCCATGCTCTCGGATATTACGAGAGGGCTCATCGGCGTACTGCGCGGCGATGACGGACGGTTATACTTCCAGATGCTCAGTCACGACCTCAAGCAGCAGGAGCTGCAGCGGCTCAAGGCAAAGGCGGCAAAGATCCCGCCGAAGATCCGCGTGTTCAGCTTTATCATGCTTGCGTGTTTCATGCTGACCTATGTGGTCGTCCTCGCCATGGTCATCCTTGATTCCATGACGCTGCTGTTTTAG
- a CDS encoding AAA family ATPase — MIIKRLSASFGLLQNKKLLLEDGLNIIYAPNESGKSTWCAFIRTMLYGLKTADRDKAGYLSDKTRYRPWSGTAMEGTMELEIDGRAVTIQRTSSGRLPMKDFSAVFTGTNEPFPGLFPDTAGETLTGVGEAVFERSAFISQAGMRIGQTPELEKRISALVTTGDETDSFSESDERLRQWLRKRRFNKSGTIPALEEKISALDKNLSRIEENLERAADARLEAENLQKRQTALKNALKAWDDFDASQALRQASEKLQSAKAAFDDSVRALSGAGPAPAEAIAAVRGDLKALEALKAVAENDRLRLDEARARLTAAEAECRKDPFNARGGAADVDAAAAFERTPRHHAARRLGVMLLGLLTVAGALVAVFLPGPLRWAAALAGIIGVILLIWLYARENGLKKKRRALFEPYGVQSASELESKFNRYNETVKWCQEAKGDVVAAEKSVLASEASLDAVRESLLKSLRALSPDAAIDNAEATLAAVEALLLKRSAAEAAWRAAQGVADTLAAGRTAREAAPLIDGMAKPEYSRPALQNELQIVSQRLSDLTNRYNMMLGETRALGDPLILGSDKIAAESALSEQRAQYEALTLAVETLHRANAELQTRFSPLLSETAGAIISKMTAGRYEKLAFDRALDASARTADEAVSRNVLALSAGTADQIYLALRLAVSALIMPSGKTAPLILDDALSNFDDRRAALALDYLLGLSNERQILLFSCHRREADYFKENGSVNIISLV; from the coding sequence ATGATTATCAAACGATTATCTGCCTCGTTTGGGCTTTTACAGAATAAAAAGCTTCTTTTAGAAGACGGGCTGAATATCATTTACGCGCCGAACGAATCCGGAAAATCCACATGGTGCGCTTTTATCCGGACGATGCTGTACGGCCTGAAAACGGCCGACCGCGACAAGGCGGGATATCTCTCCGACAAGACGCGCTACCGCCCCTGGAGCGGCACAGCCATGGAAGGGACGATGGAACTTGAGATTGACGGCCGGGCCGTCACAATCCAGCGCACGTCAAGCGGCAGACTCCCGATGAAAGACTTTTCTGCTGTTTTTACGGGAACAAACGAACCGTTTCCCGGCCTTTTTCCCGATACGGCTGGGGAGACGCTGACAGGCGTCGGCGAAGCCGTCTTTGAGCGCAGCGCATTTATCTCACAGGCCGGTATGCGCATCGGCCAGACGCCGGAACTTGAAAAGCGCATTTCAGCCCTTGTCACAACCGGCGATGAGACAGATTCCTTCAGCGAAAGTGACGAGCGCTTGCGCCAATGGCTGAGGAAACGCCGTTTTAATAAATCCGGTACCATACCGGCCCTTGAAGAGAAGATATCGGCGCTCGACAAAAACTTGTCACGGATTGAAGAAAATCTGGAACGTGCCGCCGATGCGCGCCTTGAGGCCGAAAACCTTCAAAAACGGCAGACCGCGCTCAAAAATGCCTTAAAAGCATGGGACGATTTTGACGCGTCTCAAGCCCTTCGACAGGCATCGGAAAAGCTCCAAAGCGCCAAAGCGGCCTTTGATGATAGCGTCCGGGCGCTCAGTGGCGCCGGACCAGCCCCGGCGGAAGCGATTGCCGCCGTCCGCGGCGATTTAAAAGCCCTCGAAGCTTTAAAAGCTGTGGCGGAAAACGACCGGCTGCGACTTGATGAAGCGCGGGCCCGATTGACTGCCGCCGAGGCAGAATGCCGAAAAGACCCCTTTAACGCGCGTGGTGGTGCCGCCGATGTCGACGCGGCTGCGGCCTTTGAGCGCACCCCCCGTCATCATGCCGCGCGACGCCTTGGCGTTATGCTGCTGGGGCTTCTGACAGTGGCAGGCGCACTCGTTGCGGTTTTTCTTCCCGGCCCCCTGCGATGGGCAGCCGCTCTGGCGGGGATTATCGGCGTCATTTTGCTCATCTGGCTCTATGCCCGAGAAAATGGGTTGAAGAAAAAGCGCCGGGCCCTCTTTGAGCCTTACGGCGTCCAATCAGCTTCGGAACTCGAAAGCAAATTTAACCGCTATAACGAAACGGTCAAATGGTGCCAAGAGGCAAAAGGAGACGTTGTAGCCGCCGAGAAATCCGTACTGGCGTCCGAGGCTTCTTTGGACGCTGTGCGTGAAAGCCTCTTAAAATCGCTTCGTGCCCTGTCGCCGGACGCAGCTATTGACAACGCGGAGGCGACGCTGGCAGCCGTTGAAGCGCTCCTATTAAAGCGCAGTGCCGCAGAGGCTGCCTGGCGCGCCGCGCAAGGCGTTGCCGACACACTGGCCGCCGGCCGCACGGCGAGAGAGGCCGCCCCCCTCATAGATGGTATGGCGAAACCGGAGTACTCCCGACCGGCGCTGCAAAATGAACTCCAGATCGTCTCTCAGCGTTTATCAGACCTCACAAACCGCTATAACATGATGCTCGGCGAAACGCGCGCCTTGGGAGACCCCTTGATACTCGGGAGCGACAAAATTGCGGCCGAGTCAGCCCTTTCGGAACAGCGGGCCCAGTATGAAGCCCTGACGCTCGCCGTTGAGACGCTCCATCGCGCTAACGCCGAGCTACAGACACGCTTTTCGCCGCTTTTGAGTGAAACAGCCGGTGCGATTATCAGCAAGATGACGGCCGGACGGTATGAAAAGCTGGCCTTTGACCGGGCGCTTGATGCGTCGGCCAGAACGGCCGATGAAGCAGTCAGCCGCAATGTTCTGGCGCTGAGCGCCGGGACGGCCGATCAGATTTACTTAGCGCTCCGCCTTGCCGTCAGCGCACTCATTATGCCAAGCGGCAAGACCGCGCCGCTGATTCTTGACGACGCGCTGTCAAACTTTGACGACCGGCGCGCGGCACTTGCCCTCGACTATCTCCTTGGGCTGTCAAACGAGCGGCAGATTCTTCTGTTCTCCTGCCATCGGAGAGAAGCCGATTATTTTAAAGAAAACGGCTCGGTTAATATTATTTCACTTGTGTAA
- a CDS encoding DNA repair exonuclease, translating to MPVKILHAADLHMDSPFEALTDEMAAIRRREQRTLLDKIADLTEEEGVSLVLLSGDLLDSSNSYYETQEVLQQAFSRMKAHVFIAPGNHDYYCPKSPYAYVRFPENVHIFTSPLIRFVDLPELGCRVWGAGFNDTCSRPLLSGFTAPDSDYLNIMTLHGDTAGDTYNPIREAEIAASNLDYLALGHIHVFSGFQTAGKTTYAYPGCPEGRGFDETGEKGVILGSVSKDGCDLRFKPLGGRAYKIQTVDLTGALDAKEAVISALPNETSRDIYKLILTGATDRIIDLATLKSQLAERFFDLAIKNMTKPARDIWASAGDDTLRGIFLRELKNAYDAADEPAKDTILRALRYGISALNNGEEPV from the coding sequence ATGCCTGTCAAGATTCTGCATGCCGCCGACCTTCATATGGATTCACCCTTCGAAGCGCTCACAGACGAGATGGCGGCGATCAGGCGCCGCGAGCAGCGCACGCTCCTTGACAAGATAGCAGACCTTACGGAAGAGGAGGGCGTGTCGCTCGTGCTGTTATCGGGCGACCTGTTGGACAGCTCGAACTCCTACTATGAAACGCAGGAGGTTCTGCAGCAGGCGTTCTCCCGCATGAAGGCGCACGTTTTTATTGCGCCGGGCAATCATGACTATTACTGCCCCAAATCGCCTTATGCCTATGTCCGATTCCCGGAAAACGTTCACATCTTCACATCGCCGCTGATCCGCTTTGTCGACCTGCCGGAGCTTGGCTGCCGCGTCTGGGGCGCCGGATTCAATGATACGTGCAGCAGGCCGCTTCTGAGCGGTTTTACAGCACCGGACAGTGATTATTTAAATATTATGACCCTGCACGGCGATACGGCCGGTGATACGTACAACCCGATCCGCGAAGCGGAAATTGCCGCATCGAATCTTGATTATCTTGCGCTTGGTCATATCCACGTTTTCAGCGGCTTTCAGACGGCCGGAAAAACAACATACGCCTATCCAGGCTGCCCGGAGGGGAGAGGCTTTGATGAGACGGGGGAAAAAGGCGTCATTCTCGGCAGCGTGTCAAAGGACGGCTGTGATCTCCGATTCAAGCCGCTTGGCGGCAGAGCTTATAAAATCCAAACAGTTGACCTCACAGGGGCGCTTGACGCAAAGGAGGCCGTTATTAGCGCTTTGCCGAACGAGACAAGCCGCGATATATACAAGCTGATCCTCACCGGCGCAACAGACAGGATAATTGATCTGGCGACGCTCAAAAGCCAGTTGGCTGAACGGTTTTTTGACCTGGCGATTAAAAATATGACAAAACCCGCCCGTGACATCTGGGCCTCGGCGGGGGACGACACTCTGCGCGGCATTTTCCTGCGGGAACTCAAAAATGCCTATGATGCCGCCGACGAACCGGCGAAAGATACCATCTTGCGTGCTTTGCGCTATGGCATATCAGCCCTCAATAACGGGGAGGAGCCGGTATGA
- a CDS encoding protein-glutamine gamma-glutamyltransferase, with product MIMIDHKPLDGTFVNTYPEGSTERHILNTMLSSAETYDYDTIEQLKFELRMRHEIINAADELGRSGMDFEVFRESKANPAFWRRRGDGGFELKSGVKPYDAITDIYKNGQDYGTECATAIQIIYYKALAAVFGPDAFNKTFKNITLMNWHDLSAALRETGAMHREKDYFPGDRRYFTNPDVDPKTPEWQGENVIDLGGGLYYGHGIGKYDADTIIEALNENRREDADRDASLLDAAGRPDFKYLYKLYTSTGASA from the coding sequence ATGATAATGATTGATCACAAGCCGCTCGATGGCACTTTTGTGAACACCTACCCCGAAGGCAGTACAGAACGTCATATCCTCAACACCATGTTGTCCAGCGCGGAGACATATGACTATGACACGATTGAACAACTGAAATTTGAGCTGCGGATGCGACACGAAATCATCAATGCAGCTGACGAGCTCGGCAGAAGCGGTATGGACTTTGAAGTTTTCAGAGAATCAAAAGCTAATCCGGCCTTCTGGAGACGGCGCGGAGACGGCGGCTTTGAGCTGAAGAGCGGCGTAAAGCCGTATGATGCCATCACGGATATTTACAAAAACGGGCAGGACTATGGAACAGAATGTGCCACGGCCATCCAGATCATCTATTATAAAGCGCTGGCGGCGGTTTTCGGTCCAGATGCGTTCAATAAAACTTTTAAAAATATCACGCTGATGAACTGGCACGACTTAAGCGCCGCGCTGCGCGAGACAGGTGCGATGCACCGGGAGAAGGACTATTTTCCTGGTGACCGCCGTTATTTTACTAACCCAGACGTCGACCCCAAGACACCGGAGTGGCAAGGTGAAAACGTTATCGACTTGGGCGGCGGGCTCTATTACGGTCACGGCATTGGCAAATATGACGCCGACACGATTATCGAGGCGCTCAATGAAAATAGGCGGGAGGACGCCGACCGCGACGCATCACTTCTGGATGCAGCCGGACGGCCCGACTTTAAATACCTGTATAAGCTATACACCAGCACCGGCGCGTCGGCATAA
- a CDS encoding CpaF family protein: MLGQKRNVSMFTPAEPQPPMREYAEPAPEKMQAPIISSEIIAPEEDAPPVVTNPVTTGRAHSLFFAPEDDSREFSDVCREVQGYIASNYSTLMTGGGTDSRDQIRRYAAKYIQDKRIAVKGMSPDELVDAIYSEMAEYGFLTKYIFGHGIEEIDINSWRDIEVQYSSGLTEKLKEHFDSPEHAINVVRRMLHASGVILDNASPAVIGTLTQNIRIAALKTPVVDKEVGVSASIRIVNPQDMEKQDFVNGGTATDEMLDFLAACLHYGISICVAGATSSGKTTMANWLLTTIPNNKRIFTIENGSREVALIREENGQVINSVVNTLTRDSENERQCITQISLLDIALRFNPDLIFVGEMRGAEANAAQEAARTGVAVLTTIHSNSCEATYRRMVSLCKRAVDMSDATLMDYVTEAYPLVVFCKQLENKQRRLMEIMECEILPNGTRQYNPIFQYHITENRYEDGRYIIDGCHEQVQDLSHSLQKRLIDNGMPQSQLNQFIRKEAGGESPLTIRAPNPVSDMNETPASKSEYRGEAV, from the coding sequence ATGTTAGGTCAGAAAAGAAATGTCTCTATGTTTACCCCGGCAGAGCCTCAGCCTCCCATGCGGGAGTATGCTGAACCCGCACCTGAAAAGATGCAAGCGCCTATAATTTCCAGCGAAATCATTGCACCCGAAGAAGATGCGCCCCCGGTCGTGACGAATCCCGTAACGACCGGCAGGGCGCATTCTTTGTTTTTCGCCCCGGAGGACGACAGCCGTGAGTTCTCTGACGTCTGCCGCGAGGTGCAGGGCTATATCGCCTCAAATTACTCCACACTCATGACCGGGGGCGGCACGGACAGCCGTGATCAGATCCGGCGCTATGCCGCAAAGTACATCCAGGACAAGCGGATCGCCGTCAAAGGGATGAGTCCAGACGAGCTGGTGGACGCCATCTATTCGGAGATGGCGGAGTATGGCTTCCTCACCAAATACATCTTCGGCCACGGCATCGAGGAAATTGACATCAACTCATGGCGGGATATCGAGGTGCAGTATTCAAGCGGCCTGACGGAAAAGCTCAAGGAACACTTCGACTCGCCCGAGCACGCTATCAATGTGGTACGCCGTATGCTCCATGCCTCCGGCGTCATTCTGGATAACGCCAGCCCAGCAGTCATCGGCACACTGACGCAGAATATTCGTATCGCCGCGCTGAAAACGCCGGTGGTGGATAAGGAGGTGGGCGTTTCCGCCTCCATCCGTATCGTCAACCCACAGGATATGGAGAAGCAGGACTTTGTAAACGGCGGGACAGCCACAGATGAAATGCTGGATTTCCTCGCCGCCTGTCTGCACTACGGTATTTCCATCTGCGTGGCGGGCGCAACCAGCTCCGGCAAGACAACCATGGCGAACTGGCTGCTAACCACGATCCCCAACAACAAACGCATTTTCACCATTGAGAACGGCTCTCGCGAGGTAGCCCTCATCCGTGAGGAAAACGGTCAGGTGATCAATTCGGTCGTCAACACTCTGACACGTGACAGTGAGAACGAGCGCCAGTGCATAACACAGATAAGCCTGCTGGACATCGCTTTGCGCTTCAACCCCGACCTCATTTTTGTGGGCGAGATGCGCGGAGCCGAAGCAAACGCGGCGCAGGAGGCTGCGCGAACCGGCGTCGCCGTTCTGACCACCATCCATTCCAATTCCTGTGAAGCGACCTACCGACGCATGGTCTCCTTGTGCAAGCGCGCCGTGGATATGTCCGACGCCACACTCATGGACTATGTCACGGAAGCGTACCCGCTTGTGGTTTTCTGCAAGCAGCTTGAAAACAAACAGCGCCGCCTTATGGAAATCATGGAGTGCGAGATCCTGCCGAACGGGACGCGGCAGTATAACCCAATCTTCCAATATCACATTACGGAGAACCGCTATGAAGATGGAAGATACATCATCGACGGTTGCCACGAACAGGTACAGGACCTGTCCCACAGCCTGCAAAAGCGGCTGATCGACAACGGTATGCCGCAAAGCCAACTCAATCAATTTATCAGAAAGGAGGCAGGCGGCGAGTCGCCGCTGACAATTCGCGCACCTAACCCGGTGAGTGACATGAATGAAACGCCCGCGTCCAAATCCGAATATAGAGGGGAGGCTGTTTGA